From Rhopalosiphum padi isolate XX-2018 chromosome 2, ASM2088224v1, whole genome shotgun sequence:
cattaatatttaagaatgGCCATAAATTATTCACCTATGCATAATAACTTAAGtttgttacaattttttataaaattcactgttttaacctttatgttaaattcaatttttttttgctatcaAACAATATAACCAtaaggaaaaatataaaatttaatgaagcATCAtgacaatttacaaaaattgagtAGTTCATCATTTAATGATTTGAACTATAAAAACAACATACccatatatataacaaatgGAATAAAGGCGACATGGTAAGAAGTTTTGACAAACTCGGTGACTGACTCCATTCGAGATTTTATTCCTGGTTTTAATAATCCCATTTTCgtttattttgaactttttttggatttttggacttagaaattaatatgatattgtataaatgtgtaattttgtaaaattaaaagcatTAAGCACCAATGTACATTGTAAAATGTTGATAGTAGATAAGAGATAGAAGTTAGGTTAAATTTGAGGTAATAGTTTAACCACAAATCACGATTatagataatgataaaatatgatctataaaatattattttaatattataaaatataataattattcaaattattattattattattatctatggtaatccataattataattgattattaatatttttaataatatcaataatatttcaaccaagaactatagataatattcaACTATGGTTAATGTGATAAAACTACAGaccatagattaaaataatctacCAACGCATGAATGATAAACAAttgattatatactaatatagtaatatttactatGAGAAAACGGCAAAACAAGAAgtttaagattaaatttaaattgttaaatatataattatattcaatattgtaaattaatacaaCTCGAAATagcaatagtaattattttttattcaatttaagcTAAAAAGTaagaagttattttaaaaacttctaAAAATGTCTGACGATGAAATGGAAAAATTTGAAATCACTGATTTTGATTTGGACAATGAATTTAATATGAACAGGCCCCAAAGACGACTGACAAAAAATCAAGCTATTTAcggtattatattcaattaattatctatattaataagttaaataaagaTATGGTGTATAGTGAAGTAATAgctattaatatttctttaagacAGTTTACATttgttgaatatatattataaattataatattattccactAACTATGTGATTCATTTAATACACAAATTACCATACAAGgttgtgtattatttatcaattaatcattTTCGttgcaatttaaatttagaatataaaatcttaaaatcgtactaaaaaaatatatatatttttaatattttgcccatggttaattttttagtttacaaAATGAGTTTTATAGGTTtactaatttttcattaattatgaataaacatTCGTTCATTTCAGCAATGTTTGAGATaacatgcaatatattatatatacattttaacttgCTTCCAATATTATATCACTCACCagatataacatttttcaaacaaataaaccaatcaaagtataaaaaattaaatttttcagttatagaagcttacataatatatggttatcatataagtacaatttttcattaaaaaatatttttgtattaatgtaatatatttattatttaggaatTTGGGCTGATGAAGAAGGTAATGATAGTGACGATGAACCTTCAGGTTTTGGGGGCCGTAGAAAGAAAGATaagaaatataaacaaaactataCTGCTCCCGTTTCATTTGTGGCTGGAGGAGTACAGCAGGCTggcaaagaaaaaaaagaaattaaaactgAAGAAAAAAAAGGCAATGAAACGTACAATTTGGAAGATAATATCTCTGCGTCTAGGTTTGAAAGTTGAAACGTAAATGTAATTtcctgtatatttaatatttgtattaatatattattacagtgatGAAGAAAAACCAGcatttagttttgatattgaTCAAGAATTGGCAGGATTACGAAAGAAACGATCCCAAGTAAATTCAAGTCTAATAAACAAAGGATTAGGAGATTGGGAAAAACATACAAAAGGAATTGGTGCAAAATTATTGCTCggagtaatttataaatattttatttatatattataaattataattaataaaaatgtaactaataatttcttgtttaataGATGGGTTACCAACCAGGTCATGGTTTAGGAAAAAAACTTCAAGGTATTCTGGCTCCAATTGAAGCAAATTTAAGAAAAGGAAGAGGAGCGATTggtaatagattattataaattaatatatatgtaatttatggtgaaaattatttattttattttaggtgcATATGGTCCTGAGTCTAAAACAAAACCAATGAAAGTAGATAGTGAAAAAACAGCAGATAAATCAAAAGATAATAAAGTTGTAGTTAGTGGTTGGAGAAAAGCgcttaaaactgaaaaaactcaatatatttataaaacagctGAAGAAGTGATTGAAGAAAGTAAACAACCAGGGCAAAGAAAACGAGAATTCaagtataattactattatacactatttatcttttatttttttatacttataccaaaaaatgtttatgattaagtcaatttaattatatgtattgattgatatatcataaattatttaaacttattttacaatttatttttacttttcagtGAACTAAGTAGAGTAAAAGTAATTGATATGACTGGTCCTGAACAGAGAATTTTATCTGGATATCATGCTATATCGGGTGTTAAAAAACCAACAGATCAGTGGGAAATaagaaaagataaaaaatactcaaatttTGATCTACCTGAGTTATTACACAATCTCAACTTATTAGTTGAAATAGCTGAACAAGTATacaaatacctatacctacttatttgattttgatataaaataaaaaaataaaacatttagttttGGTTTTATTCCAGaacataattactaataatcaaGAACTTTGTAATTCAGAAGATCGACTTATTGTCATTGAACAAGAAACTACAAGATTAGGAGAaagtattaatgaaaaaaataaatcaattgaaTCTCttgaaaaaatgataattgTCATGGAATCTTTAAatgatgcattaaaaaaaaatatgttagatAGTAGTCAAGCTATAAAACGTTTAACAGAAATGAAAGTGagttaattagtaaaaatattctcTTTAACATGGTGCTTAATTGAGTCTTAAACTGTTTAGGAAAATTACTACCCTGATTATCGGCTAAATGGTGGATCAGTTTTAGCTTTATCAATTTCTCAAATATTGATTAAAGAAATGCTATCTACGTGGGACCCATTACAAGATCCAACAATGCCTTTCGAAGAACTTAAAAAATGGAAAGAACTATTAACTTTAAATGAGCCATGTGCTGTTGGTTATCAATCAAGTGATGAATTTCAAACATTAATTTGGCAAGAATGGGTACCTCAAGTTCAAAAAGCATGCGGgtgattataatttagttattttagaagaataaaatgttttttctcaGTATTCTAAATTTGTTGGTTGTTATGTCAGGGTTCACATTATGACAGTCCGCATACACACTAAGCAAACTTTATCTGGCCCACAGTCAaagaatttcttttttttttaattattatttttcatgataaattttaaaaaacttatattttatattttaataatccccaaaaattttcaatgtttttatagtggctctctaaaaattttaattggtgATCTCTATGTTAAATCATAGTTAAAATTATCTTCTATGGTTTATATTGTGAGCtgttttcatcatttttatttattaattttttatttagacaatGGAAATGTCGAGATTATAACAGTATGTTGAAACTTGTTGAACAATCAGCTGAATTAATACCAACTGATATAATAACTAAAGttcttgaaaatatgattttacctCAAATACAGTCGGAAGTAGAACAATGGGATCCATTGACTGATCTTGTACCAATCCATTTGTGGATTCACCCATGGTTGCCATATTTGAGTAAGTCaagttcaatattaattaatactagaatgataatttcaaataaaatcattattttattgttaatataaataggtaaacatTTTGAAACAATTGTTTATCCTACTCTAAGACAAAAATTAAGTGTAGCATTAAATGCCTGGCATCCATCTGATAGTTCTGCTAAGCTGATGCTCCAACCATGGATAAATGTTTTTCAACAAGGCTACATGGAAgcttttctaataaaaaatattgttcctaAATTACAAGCGGCTCTGCATGCTTTTGTTATCAACCCACATCATCAACAATTGGGTaacttttatatgtttaaaaactatcattgatatattacaatttaaaataaaaaaatttttgtttagacAATTGGAATTGGGTTAATGCATGGTCAGATGTATTACCATTGCCCACATTGGTGGAATTGTTGGACCAACACTTCTTTCCTAAATGGCTTAAAACACTTACTATGTGGATAAATATGAACCCCAATCACGAACAAATAAGTAATTGGTATACGGGATGGAAATCTTTAATGCCTGCTGTTATTGTTGAACATCCAACCATTAAAGGGAGATTTCATTCAGCTTTGGATATAATGAGCCGAGCAGTTGGAGGACCTTCTATGCCTCAACCACCTCCACCACCAACAAttcatgtaaataatttttaattataaaatggacaaacaattgttttgttataatgattataatgttaaaGATTTTTATACGTCTTACTTTGTATGTTTTTAGGGTGGTTTAGCTGAAGCTGTACGTACTGCATCACAAATGCCACATGGCTTTAAAGAATTAGTACAAAAGCGTTGTGAGGAAcgaggtattttatggatgccTATTTCTGGTCGTTTTAGAGAAGCTAAACAAGTATATAGATGTGGAGCAAGGCTTCAAGCATTTATCGACCGTGGAGTTTTATTTGTTAGTCAAGATGGAACAAATTTTGCTCCAATGTCGGTACAATCCATGTTAGAATTATgtgaataaaatgttattaatattattgtttataatgacaaattattggaaatattatgtataattaaagttaagtataaaatatgaaataaacgcactatttttgtaattggttttcaatttttatatatttactaatatctatgaatataaatatatttattagactattatagtaaatattggcCAGAGATTTTTTAGCATTTACTTAAACtagtcataaataaattattaataatttaaatatcctgAAATTAACAACACTACAACACTAGTTGTCTGAAATTGAACTgattaaaaccaaatttggtaaaatcctaatatttttgttacatcATGAAATGTGTTTAAAACCACCTTATTACAAATAGCACTTAAAGTTACTTAcgaatttcaaaaattagattttgaactgcattattaaagaaaaaagggATGCTTAGTGAATCACATTAATATAgcgtaatatttttcaataagtacATATTTCACAATTGTCAATTTCACTTAAACATTACACAAAATGTTTGGAAGTAGGTATAGATTTAGGTATTTTGAATCCTATTTCCGCGGCCAAATTTAAGAAACCTCTAGCGCTAACAGTGTTATCTAATTTTCTTTGCAAATACAT
This genomic window contains:
- the LOC132921983 gene encoding tuftelin-interacting protein 11; this encodes MSDDEMEKFEITDFDLDNEFNMNRPQRRLTKNQAIYGIWADEEGNDSDDEPSGFGGRRKKDKKYKQNYTAPVSFVAGGVQQAGKEKKEIKTEEKKGNETYNLEDNISASSDEEKPAFSFDIDQELAGLRKKRSQVNSSLINKGLGDWEKHTKGIGAKLLLGMGYQPGHGLGKKLQGILAPIEANLRKGRGAIGAYGPESKTKPMKVDSEKTADKSKDNKVVVSGWRKALKTEKTQYIYKTAEEVIEESKQPGQRKREFNELSRVKVIDMTGPEQRILSGYHAISGVKKPTDQWEIRKDKKYSNFDLPELLHNLNLLVEIAEQNIITNNQELCNSEDRLIVIEQETTRLGESINEKNKSIESLEKMIIVMESLNDALKKNMLDSSQAIKRLTEMKENYYPDYRLNGGSVLALSISQILIKEMLSTWDPLQDPTMPFEELKKWKELLTLNEPCAVGYQSSDEFQTLIWQEWVPQVQKACGQWKCRDYNSMLKLVEQSAELIPTDIITKVLENMILPQIQSEVEQWDPLTDLVPIHLWIHPWLPYLSKHFETIVYPTLRQKLSVALNAWHPSDSSAKLMLQPWINVFQQGYMEAFLIKNIVPKLQAALHAFVINPHHQQLDNWNWVNAWSDVLPLPTLVELLDQHFFPKWLKTLTMWINMNPNHEQISNWYTGWKSLMPAVIVEHPTIKGRFHSALDIMSRAVGGPSMPQPPPPPTIHGGLAEAVRTASQMPHGFKELVQKRCEERGILWMPISGRFREAKQVYRCGARLQAFIDRGVLFVSQDGTNFAPMSVQSMLELCE